The Acidobacteriota bacterium genome contains a region encoding:
- a CDS encoding TRAP transporter substrate-binding protein, which translates to FLATAVLQPAAAETVLKLGHVSSADNVYHKGALRFAERVKEMTGGSVTVDALCCAQLGNDVAQAKTVQLGAQDLAIVSSNNLAQFDPRIDIFSLPALFEDIPSAQKAVFGKVGDEIFENFRQATGLRVVYTTAWGSRSLINNRGSVNAPSDLKGMLIRSPGSPVMNATYKAMGANPTPVAFAELFTALQQKTVDGADMSPCDVLSLKYYEVQKHLTTSNLFTGFGMVVMNDRKFQSLSDTEQKAILAAGREAGEYSWGLTEKCDLDGLAKAKAVGMDVVELQPDQRGPFFKLARSVWPEFEKRVGGRDLIDRLVSSSK; encoded by the coding sequence CATTTCTGGCCACCGCCGTGTTACAGCCCGCGGCCGCCGAGACGGTGCTCAAGCTCGGGCACGTGTCGAGCGCGGACAACGTCTACCACAAGGGCGCGTTGCGCTTCGCCGAGCGGGTCAAGGAGATGACCGGCGGTTCGGTGACGGTCGATGCGCTGTGCTGCGCGCAGCTCGGCAACGATGTCGCCCAGGCCAAGACGGTCCAGCTGGGCGCTCAGGACCTGGCGATCGTCTCGAGCAACAATCTGGCACAGTTCGATCCCCGTATCGACATCTTCAGCCTGCCCGCCCTGTTCGAGGACATCCCCTCGGCGCAGAAGGCGGTTTTCGGCAAAGTCGGCGACGAGATATTCGAGAACTTCCGTCAGGCCACCGGCCTGCGGGTCGTCTACACGACGGCCTGGGGCAGCCGTTCGCTGATCAACAACCGGGGTTCGGTCAATGCGCCCTCGGACCTCAAGGGAATGCTGATCCGCTCTCCGGGCAGCCCGGTCATGAACGCGACCTACAAGGCGATGGGCGCCAACCCGACCCCGGTCGCCTTCGCCGAGCTGTTCACGGCCTTGCAGCAGAAGACCGTCGACGGTGCCGACATGTCGCCCTGTGACGTGTTGTCGCTCAAGTATTACGAGGTGCAGAAGCACCTGACCACGTCGAACCTCTTCACGGGCTTCGGCATGGTGGTAATGAACGATCGCAAGTTCCAGAGCCTGTCCGACACCGAGCAAAAGGCGATTCTGGCCGCCGGCCGGGAGGCGGGCGAGTACTCCTGGGGTCTGACCGAAAAGTGCGATTTGGACGGTCTGGCCAAGGCCAAGGCAGTTGGAATGGACGTGGTCGAGCTTCAGCCCGACCAGCGCGGCCCCTTCTTCAAGTTGGCCCGCTCGGTCTGGCCGGAGTTCGAGAAGCGGGTCGGTGGGCGCGACCTGATCGACAGGCTGGTCTCGTCGTCGAAATAG